Sequence from the Corallococcus sp. EGB genome:
CTCCGTGCAGCGGGCCGAAGAAGTGGGCCGCGATCCCCGCGAACGCGGCGGACAGCACCGCCGCCACGGGCTCCAGCACGCGGGCGGTGGTGGGCTGCTTGCGCGTCAGCAGGTCCAGCACGCCGATGGCCAGGCTGCTGACGGCGGAGACGCCCATCTCCTTCCAGCCGCCGCCGAACAGCAGCGCCGCGGAGGCGCCGGCCAGCATCCAGCACAGCAACTGCAGGGCGGGGCCGTAGCGCTCCGGGCGGGCGAGGATGTCCTCGACGCGGCGGGCGCCCTCGGCGGGCGTGAGGCGCCCCTGGATGACGTCGTCCGCGAGCAGGTCCAGGAGGATGAGGCGCTCCAGGTCCATGTCGCCGGGCTCCACGCGGATGAGGCTGGTGCGCAGGTCCTCCGGCGGGCCGAACGAGGCGAAGATGGACGTGGGGGTGGAGAAGAAGCGGGCCTCCAGGCCCAGCCGCTCGCTCACCCGCATCATCAGGCCCTCCAGGCGGTGGGCGGGCGTGCCGTGCCGGTGCAGGGCGTGGCCCAGGCGCAGCACGAAGGCCACCGCGGGGCCGGGCGGCGGGGGCGCGAGGGACGCGACGAATTCGGGCGGGGCTTCGGCGAGGTCGGAGGGACGCGTGGACACGGCGGCGCGCACATGCGCAGAGCCGCCCCGGGGAGTCAAACGCCGCGCCGCTCCCCTGGAAGCCCTGCTGCTCGTATCAATGTCCAGGGGGCTCGGGGAAATCCCCGGGCGTGACGCATCTGATACAGCGGGTGTCGCACGGGAGGACGCATGGCGCGCAAGCAACGGACGCCCAGGTGGTTGGAGGCCGCGAGGCGCAGGGGACCGGAGACCCCGGCCGGCCCCAGCGCGGACTGGCTGGCGCGAGCGCTGGGCCGCGCTGGCGTGCTGCCTCGGACCGAGGCCGAGCAGGCCATCCGCGACGGCCGCGTGGAGGTGGACGGCCGGGTGGAGCGGGAGCCGTTCGCGCCGGTGGGGGAGGACACGCGGGTGCGGGTGGACGGCATGGAGCGGGCGCTGACGCGCCAGGTGCGGGCGCTGATGTTCCACAAGCCCGCCGGGCCGGTGGTGCATGGCTCGGATCCGGAGGGCGTGGGCACGGTGTTCGAGCGGCTGCGCGCGGTGCTGACGCCGGCGCTGCGAGGCTTCGAGTGGTACGCCGTGGGCCGGTTGGACCGGGACACCACGGGGCTGCTGCTCTTCACCAATGACGAACGGCTGGTGCGGCACGCGACGGCGCCCCGCACGCACCTGCCCAAGCGGTATGTGGCGCGGGTGGAGGGACTGCCGCCGGAAGCCGCGCTCACGCGCCTGCGAGAGGGATTGGTGTTGGAGGACGGCCCCACGCGCCCCGCGGAGGCCGAGCTCCGGGCGCCGGACGTGGTGGCGTTGACGCTCACGGAGGGGCGGCACCACCAGGTGAAGCGGATGCTCGCGGCGGTGGGGCACCCGGTGCTCGCGCTGCACCGCGAGTCGGTGGGGCGGCTGGTGCTGGACGTGACGGAAGGGGCCTGGCGCGAGCTGACGGACGCGGAGGTGACGGAGGGGCTGGGGTTCCAGCCCGGCGCGGCGGACTAGCGGCCCAGGTTCTTGAGCATCTCCCGCGCCCTCGCCGGGTTCGCCATGTTCCTGGGGGACATCACCATGTACCGGTCATGGGCCTTCCTGGCCTTGGCCTTGTTGCCGGTCAGCGTGTAGGCGGTCTCCAATCCCAGCCAGGCTCGCCGGAGGCTGGGATTGTTCCGGGTGACGTCCTCCA
This genomic interval carries:
- a CDS encoding threonine/serine exporter ThrE family protein: MSTRPSDLAEAPPEFVASLAPPPPGPAVAFVLRLGHALHRHGTPAHRLEGLMMRVSERLGLEARFFSTPTSIFASFGPPEDLRTSLIRVEPGDMDLERLILLDLLADDVIQGRLTPAEGARRVEDILARPERYGPALQLLCWMLAGASAALLFGGGWKEMGVSAVSSLAIGVLDLLTRKQPTTARVLEPVAAVLSAAFAGIAAHFFGPLHGEVATLAGLIVLLPGLTLTIAVNEVATRNLISGTSRLTHAALIFLQLGFGAALGSRVATVLPPVPTPPVPAVMPPGVAVVALVVAGFAIAVLFRARPRDWGWIALAGAAAFMGARLGALLLGPQLGAFAGALLLGMGSNALARLRNRPAVTTVVPGLMLLVPGSVGFRSLASLLERDVVAGVDTAFSMLMVAVALAAGLLSANAIMPSRKVL
- a CDS encoding pseudouridine synthase — protein: MARKQRTPRWLEAARRRGPETPAGPSADWLARALGRAGVLPRTEAEQAIRDGRVEVDGRVEREPFAPVGEDTRVRVDGMERALTRQVRALMFHKPAGPVVHGSDPEGVGTVFERLRAVLTPALRGFEWYAVGRLDRDTTGLLLFTNDERLVRHATAPRTHLPKRYVARVEGLPPEAALTRLREGLVLEDGPTRPAEAELRAPDVVALTLTEGRHHQVKRMLAAVGHPVLALHRESVGRLVLDVTEGAWRELTDAEVTEGLGFQPGAAD